GCGGCCGCGATCGACGCGGGGATAAAATTTCGCCTGCACGACCTTCGCGCCTCGTTCCACAACGAATTGCTCCGCGCCGGCGTGGATGAAATCTACCGCAAGATTCTGATGGGCCACGGCAAGGACCTGGCGTTCGCTTCGACCGTGCAGGAACGGTATGCTCGGGTGCTTGATGCCGACCTAACCCGGATCATAAACTCGCTGCCGTCTTGTCAACAGCTTGTCGCCGAAATTTTGGAAATGCCGGTAAACCGTAGCAATAAACACAAGTTAGAATCGAGCTAGTCGTGTCTACGAATCCGTGTGTCGGGGGTTCAAATCCCTCCAGTCGCGCGGCGGAGCGAGCCCGGCGGCCATTGAGGTCGCCGGGCTTTTTTATTGGCCGGGCCGGTTCAAACCGCCGCCATCTCTTGCGGGATGCGTTTCGTATTGCTATGACCCTAGGCAAGGCAAAAGGAAGGATTACTTTATTCGTTGCCGGCCACCCAACCCGGAGAGCGGCTCCGGCTGATTCGAAACGAAGGGTTCTTCATGCGAAAGCGAATCGCCAACGCGCGGCGTGTCATCGTCAAACTCGGTTCAAGCACGATCGGCGCCCCTCACGGCGGCCTCGACGTCGCCTGCATCACGGGTTTGGCGGGTGAGATCGTCGCGGCCCGTCGCGCGGGCGTCGAAATCGTGATCGTTTCCTCGGGCGCCATCCTCGCCGGTCGCGGCAAACTGCGGATCACTACGCCCAATTCCCAACTCGACGTGGTCGCCAAACAGGCGATC
This Myxococcales bacterium DNA region includes the following protein-coding sequences:
- a CDS encoding site-specific integrase, whose protein sequence is AAAIDAGIKFRLHDLRASFHNELLRAGVDEIYRKILMGHGKDLAFASTVQERYARVLDADLTRIINSLPSCQQLVAEILEMPVNRSNKHKLESS